A genomic region of Lachnoclostridium edouardi contains the following coding sequences:
- a CDS encoding type II toxin-antitoxin system YafQ family toxin, whose translation MKKAKYSVKITTQFKKDYKLAIKRGLKINLLQDVITALAMGEVLSDKYKDHALTGNWIGHRECHILPNWLLIYYIEENVLVLTLTRTGTHSDLFSK comes from the coding sequence ATGAAAAAAGCCAAATATTCTGTTAAAATAACCACTCAATTTAAAAAAGATTATAAGCTGGCGATAAAACGAGGATTAAAGATTAATCTACTTCAAGATGTTATTACGGCTCTTGCCATGGGTGAGGTACTTTCAGATAAGTATAAAGACCATGCTCTCACAGGAAACTGGATCGGCCATCGAGAATGCCATATTCTTCCAAACTGGCTTCTAATTTACTATATTGAAGAAAATGTATTAGTATTAACCTTGACTCGTACAGGAACACACAGTGATTTATTTAGTAAATAA
- a CDS encoding type II toxin-antitoxin system RelB/DinJ family antitoxin produces MAGTTTNISIRMDSDLKIQADKLFSELGMNLSTAFNIFVRQSLREGRIPFDISLNQPTKETIATMLEAERIAKDPSTKGYTNLDELFADLEK; encoded by the coding sequence ATGGCTGGAACCACAACAAACATCAGCATCCGCATGGATTCAGATTTAAAAATACAGGCCGACAAACTATTTTCTGAACTTGGCATGAACCTTTCAACTGCATTTAACATTTTTGTTCGTCAATCCCTTAGAGAAGGCAGAATTCCCTTTGATATTTCTTTAAATCAACCTACCAAAGAAACTATTGCCACCATGCTGGAGGCAGAAAGGATTGCGAAAGATCCTTCTACAAAGGGTTATACAAATTTAGATGAGTTGTTCGCAGATTTAGAAAAATGA
- the asnA gene encoding aspartate--ammonia ligase: MSLIFPKNYDPKLDVRQTQEAIKYIRDTFQKEFGKEMNLERISAPLFVRKSSGLNDDLNGVERPVSFDVAGIPGETAEVVHSLAKWKRMALYEYGFQPGEGLYTNMNAIRRDETLDNLHSCYVDQWDWEKVITKEERTIDTLKATVRTIFKIIKHMQHEVWYKYPEAVKHLPKDITFITTQELVDRYPDKTPKERENLITKEHGCVFLMKIGDKLSNGEPHDGRAPDYDDWSLNGDILFWFEHLNCALEISSMGIRVDENSLHQQLEKAGCTEREKFPYHQMILNKELPYTIGGGIGQSRLCMLLLDRAHIGEVQASLWPDGMRKECKENNIILL; this comes from the coding sequence ATGTCACTTATTTTCCCCAAAAATTATGATCCTAAGTTAGACGTTCGTCAGACCCAGGAGGCTATCAAGTATATCCGTGATACCTTTCAAAAAGAGTTTGGCAAGGAAATGAACCTGGAACGTATTTCCGCCCCTTTATTTGTACGGAAAAGCAGCGGTTTAAATGATGATCTAAACGGCGTGGAACGGCCTGTTTCCTTTGACGTAGCCGGTATTCCAGGAGAAACAGCAGAGGTTGTTCATTCTCTTGCAAAGTGGAAACGTATGGCTCTTTATGAATACGGTTTTCAGCCGGGAGAGGGCCTATATACGAATATGAACGCAATCCGCAGAGACGAGACCTTAGATAATCTTCACTCCTGCTATGTGGACCAGTGGGACTGGGAGAAGGTTATTACAAAGGAAGAGCGCACCATTGATACCTTAAAGGCCACTGTCCGCACAATCTTTAAAATTATTAAGCATATGCAGCACGAGGTTTGGTATAAATATCCGGAGGCTGTAAAGCATCTTCCTAAGGATATTACTTTCATCACCACCCAGGAGTTAGTAGACCGCTATCCTGATAAAACGCCAAAAGAGCGGGAAAACTTAATCACAAAAGAACACGGCTGCGTTTTCCTTATGAAAATCGGAGATAAACTAAGCAACGGAGAGCCTCACGACGGACGTGCGCCAGACTATGACGATTGGAGCTTAAACGGAGATATTTTATTCTGGTTTGAACACTTAAACTGCGCTTTAGAAATCTCCAGTATGGGAATCCGCGTAGATGAAAATTCACTTCACCAGCAGTTAGAAAAAGCCGGCTGTACAGAACGTGAAAAATTCCCATATCATCAGATGATCTTAAATAAAGAGCTTCCATATACGATCGGAGGCGGTATTGGACAGTCACGTCTGTGTATGCTGCTTTTAGACCGGGCTCATATCGGAGAAGTTCAAGCCAGCTTATGGCCTGACGGCATGAGAAAAGAATGTAAAGAGAACAATATAATACTTCTTTAG
- a CDS encoding L-threonylcarbamoyladenylate synthase — protein sequence METKRIVIEDREHADDSQLKEAAWILRSGGLVAFPTETVYGLGANALNEEAARKIYAAKGRPSDNPLIAHISDFSELDQLVREIPKAGKILMEAYWPGPLTLIFPKSSKVPYGTTGGLDTVAVRMPSDPTARKLIALSGVPVAAPSANTSGRPSPTTADHVWEDMNGKIDMIVDGGPVGIGVESTIVDVTEEIPVLLRPGAVTLEMLKELLGEVKIDPAILGPLKDGLRPKAPGMKYRHYAPKADLTLVELSDETRLQLHNLDSRLYKETVKAMKEAGCSKDLTPEEFCLANHVKIMGEEALAQGKSTGIICTDETRNQYNHGLIRSMGLRSKEETLAHNLYGVLREFDDLNVDCIFSESFSEDSLGQAIMNRLSKAAGYKILKV from the coding sequence ATGGAGACAAAAAGAATTGTAATAGAAGACAGAGAACATGCAGATGACAGTCAATTAAAGGAGGCGGCCTGGATTCTCAGATCAGGCGGCCTTGTGGCTTTCCCCACAGAAACCGTATATGGCCTGGGAGCTAACGCCCTGAATGAGGAAGCTGCCAGAAAAATTTATGCGGCTAAGGGGCGACCGTCAGACAATCCTCTTATTGCTCACATTTCAGACTTTTCAGAGCTGGATCAGCTGGTAAGGGAGATTCCAAAGGCCGGAAAAATTTTGATGGAAGCGTACTGGCCAGGGCCGTTGACCTTGATTTTTCCTAAAAGCTCTAAAGTTCCCTACGGCACTACAGGAGGTTTGGATACAGTAGCGGTGCGGATGCCAAGCGACCCAACAGCCAGAAAGCTAATTGCTCTTTCCGGAGTGCCTGTGGCGGCTCCCAGCGCTAACACATCAGGCCGGCCAAGCCCTACTACTGCAGACCATGTGTGGGAAGATATGAATGGAAAAATAGACATGATTGTAGACGGGGGACCGGTTGGCATCGGCGTAGAGTCCACTATTGTAGATGTAACAGAGGAGATTCCCGTACTGTTAAGACCGGGAGCTGTGACGTTGGAAATGTTAAAGGAGCTTTTGGGGGAGGTTAAAATTGACCCTGCTATTTTAGGACCTTTAAAAGATGGATTAAGGCCAAAGGCGCCAGGCATGAAGTACCGCCATTACGCGCCAAAGGCAGATTTAACCCTGGTAGAGCTGTCAGATGAAACAAGACTTCAGCTGCACAATTTAGACAGCAGGCTTTATAAGGAAACAGTGAAGGCTATGAAAGAGGCAGGCTGCAGTAAAGATTTAACCCCAGAAGAGTTTTGCCTGGCTAATCATGTGAAAATCATGGGGGAGGAAGCCTTAGCTCAGGGAAAAAGTACAGGTATTATTTGTACAGATGAAACAAGAAACCAATATAATCACGGGCTGATACGCAGTATGGGGTTAAGGTCTAAGGAGGAGACTTTGGCTCACAATTTATATGGGGTTTTAAGAGAGTTTGATGATTTAAATGTAGATTGCATTTTTTCGGAAAGCTTTTCTGAGGACAGCTTAGGACAGGCAATAATGAACCGTTTATCTAAAGCGGCAGGATATAAAATATTAAAGGTGTAG
- a CDS encoding deoxycytidylate deaminase, with the protein MSEKREDYITWDEYFMGVAMLAGRRSKDPSTQVGSCIVSPDNKILSIGYNGFPKGCSDDEFPWGKEHEQDDPFHAKYLYTTHSELNAILNYRGGSLEGSKLYVTLFPCNECAKAIIQAGIKTLIYREDKYAQTPSVRASKRMLNAAGVRYYQYQSTGRKIELEV; encoded by the coding sequence ATGTCGGAGAAGAGAGAAGATTATATTACATGGGATGAGTATTTTATGGGAGTAGCTATGCTGGCGGGAAGAAGGTCAAAAGATCCCAGCACACAGGTGGGAAGCTGTATTGTCAGCCCGGACAATAAAATTTTGTCTATTGGCTACAACGGATTTCCTAAAGGCTGTTCAGACGACGAATTTCCCTGGGGTAAGGAACATGAGCAGGACGATCCCTTCCATGCAAAATACCTTTATACTACTCACAGCGAGTTGAACGCCATTTTAAATTATAGGGGAGGAAGTCTGGAGGGCAGCAAGCTGTATGTGACTTTATTCCCTTGTAATGAATGTGCGAAAGCCATTATCCAGGCAGGAATTAAAACTTTAATTTACAGGGAGGATAAATATGCGCAGACGCCTTCTGTGCGGGCCTCCAAAAGAATGTTAAACGCAGCAGGCGTAAGATATTATCAATATCAGTCCACAGGACGGAAAATAGAACTGGAAGTGTAA
- a CDS encoding B12-binding domain-containing radical SAM protein, whose protein sequence is MKFLLAAINAKYIHSNLGIYSLKAYGKKHVPELCIEIGEYTINHQMDQILRDIYVKQPDAVGFSCYIWNITYVKELIRDLKKVLPQIDIWLGGPEVSYCAGQLLKEEKNITGIMCGEGEHTFSLLLKAYKQLEERGKGALKEKDSFSQIPGLVYRGPEGNIIENHPGQLLSMDELPFSYSDLKDLENRIIYYESSRGCPFSCSYCLSSIDKSVRFRSLELVKKEIDFFLEKQAPQVKFVDRTFNCRKDRTIEIWNYILNHDNGITNFHFEIAADLLDQEEIEILRKMRPGLVQLEIGVQTTNLDTIQAICRKTDLNKLKAAVEAVNQGKNVHQHLDLIAGLPFEDYESFQKSFDQVYYMEPEQLQLGFLKVLKGSKMKEMAKQYGLKYRSCPPYEVLSTSWLTYEEVIRLKDIEEMVEVYYNSGQFTKTIKLLETLFPSPFKMFEYLADYYSQKGLFSVKHSRLARFEILYQFVCIYGKGREQEFRDCLMYDLYLREKAKSRPSFASDQTPYKEDIKKYYGEKGKKGPAHIEVMENGSYIYFDYDDRDPLTYNARTKILRGKTERTQDGKTRDKGRA, encoded by the coding sequence ATGAAATTTCTTTTAGCAGCTATTAATGCAAAATATATTCACTCTAATCTGGGGATTTACAGTTTGAAGGCATACGGAAAAAAACATGTTCCAGAGCTTTGTATAGAAATCGGGGAATATACCATTAATCATCAAATGGATCAGATTTTAAGAGATATTTATGTAAAGCAGCCGGATGCAGTAGGGTTTTCCTGTTATATTTGGAATATCACATATGTAAAGGAACTGATCAGGGACTTAAAAAAGGTGCTTCCCCAAATAGACATTTGGCTGGGAGGACCGGAGGTGTCCTACTGTGCCGGACAGCTGCTGAAAGAGGAAAAAAATATTACAGGAATTATGTGCGGGGAAGGGGAGCATACCTTTTCCCTTCTTTTAAAGGCTTACAAACAGCTGGAGGAAAGGGGAAAGGGAGCTTTAAAGGAAAAAGATTCTTTTTCTCAAATACCAGGTCTGGTTTATCGCGGCCCGGAGGGAAACATTATAGAAAATCACCCAGGCCAGCTGCTTTCTATGGATGAACTGCCTTTTTCCTACAGTGATTTAAAGGACTTGGAAAATAGAATTATTTACTATGAAAGCAGCAGAGGCTGTCCATTTTCCTGCAGCTACTGTCTGTCCTCCATTGATAAGTCGGTTAGATTCCGCAGCCTGGAGCTGGTAAAAAAGGAAATAGATTTCTTTCTGGAAAAGCAGGCGCCTCAGGTAAAGTTTGTAGACAGAACCTTTAACTGCAGAAAAGACAGAACAATAGAAATTTGGAATTATATTTTAAACCATGATAATGGAATAACAAATTTTCATTTTGAAATTGCAGCAGACTTGCTGGATCAGGAAGAAATAGAGATTTTAAGAAAAATGCGGCCGGGCTTGGTACAGTTAGAGATCGGCGTTCAGACAACTAACTTAGACACTATTCAGGCAATTTGCAGAAAAACAGATCTGAATAAGCTGAAAGCAGCTGTGGAGGCTGTAAATCAGGGGAAAAATGTCCATCAGCATTTAGATTTAATTGCAGGTCTGCCTTTTGAAGATTATGAAAGCTTTCAAAAATCCTTTGATCAAGTGTATTATATGGAGCCGGAACAGCTTCAGCTGGGATTTTTAAAGGTCTTAAAAGGCTCTAAAATGAAAGAAATGGCGAAGCAGTACGGCCTGAAATATAGAAGCTGCCCTCCTTATGAGGTTTTAAGCACCAGCTGGCTGACTTATGAAGAAGTAATCCGCCTTAAAGATATAGAGGAAATGGTGGAGGTGTATTATAACAGCGGGCAGTTTACAAAAACAATAAAGCTGCTGGAAACCTTATTTCCATCGCCCTTTAAAATGTTTGAGTATCTGGCGGATTATTATAGCCAGAAAGGATTATTTTCCGTAAAACATTCCAGACTGGCCAGATTTGAAATCTTGTACCAGTTTGTTTGTATTTATGGAAAGGGAAGAGAGCAGGAATTTAGGGATTGTCTGATGTATGATTTATATTTAAGAGAAAAGGCCAAAAGCCGTCCTTCCTTTGCATCAGATCAGACACCATATAAGGAAGATATTAAAAAGTATTACGGGGAAAAAGGAAAGAAAGGGCCTGCCCATATTGAGGTAATGGAAAACGGAAGTTACATTTACTTTGATTATGATGACCGGGACCCTCTTACATACAATGCCAGGACAAAAATCCTGAGAGGAAAAACAGAAAGGACGCAGGATGGCAAAACGAGAGACAAAGGCAGAGCGTGA
- the nth gene encoding endonuclease III yields MAKRETKAERDVRIKKILEALDKEYGTEYRCYLNHETPWQLLIAVIMSAQCTDARVNIVTADLFKKYNTLEKFADAKLEELEQDIHSIGFYHMKAKNIIACCKALVERFDGQVPETLEELTSLAGVGRKTANVIRGNIYNEPSIVVDTHVKRISRKLGLAKSQEPEKIEYELMKVLPKGHWILWNIHIITLGRTICTARSPKCEDCFLKEYCPSRGIK; encoded by the coding sequence ATGGCAAAACGAGAGACAAAGGCAGAGCGTGATGTGAGAATTAAGAAAATACTGGAGGCATTAGATAAGGAATACGGCACAGAGTACAGATGTTACTTAAACCATGAAACACCATGGCAGCTGTTGATTGCAGTCATTATGAGCGCTCAGTGCACAGATGCCAGAGTGAATATTGTTACTGCAGATTTATTTAAAAAATATAATACTCTGGAAAAATTTGCAGATGCTAAACTGGAGGAGCTGGAGCAGGATATTCATTCCATAGGCTTTTACCATATGAAAGCAAAAAATATTATTGCCTGCTGTAAAGCTTTAGTAGAACGTTTTGACGGCCAGGTGCCTGAAACATTAGAGGAGCTTACATCCCTGGCCGGAGTAGGAAGAAAAACTGCAAATGTAATCAGAGGCAATATTTACAATGAACCAAGTATTGTGGTGGATACACATGTAAAACGAATTTCCAGAAAGCTGGGTCTGGCAAAATCACAGGAGCCGGAAAAAATAGAATATGAATTAATGAAGGTTCTTCCTAAAGGTCACTGGATACTTTGGAACATTCACATTATTACTTTAGGGCGCACAATCTGCACAGCCAGAAGCCCAAAATGTGAAGATTGCTTTTTAAAGGAATATTGTCCGTCAAGAGGGATAAAGTAA
- a CDS encoding 3'-5' exonuclease → MIEGRLVAVDLETTGLNPKTERILEIGAVLVENGKVKDRFSALIDPKRQISQRIVELTGITDEMVAGKPDIQEALPEFLKFCKDYPLLGHHIIFDYSFLKRAAVNQGYSFERTGIDTLAVCRKFIPENEKKNLQAACKWFQVQTEKSHRALEDALAAYRLYEAMEQKYGGKYPEVFSPKELKYKVKREHPASKRQKEVLQYLIKYHKINLSVQLDDLSKNEASRLTDQIISQYGRIQ, encoded by the coding sequence ATGATAGAGGGAAGATTAGTAGCTGTAGATCTGGAGACAACAGGTTTGAATCCTAAAACAGAACGGATTTTAGAAATTGGAGCTGTTTTGGTGGAAAACGGGAAGGTAAAGGACAGGTTTTCTGCTTTAATTGATCCTAAACGGCAGATTTCCCAAAGAATTGTGGAGCTGACAGGAATTACTGATGAAATGGTGGCGGGAAAGCCGGATATTCAGGAGGCGCTGCCTGAATTTCTTAAATTTTGCAAAGACTATCCCCTGTTAGGGCATCATATTATTTTTGATTATAGTTTTCTGAAAAGAGCAGCTGTAAATCAGGGATATTCCTTTGAAAGAACGGGCATTGATACCTTGGCTGTATGCAGAAAATTTATTCCGGAAAATGAAAAGAAAAATCTGCAGGCAGCCTGCAAGTGGTTTCAGGTGCAGACAGAAAAATCCCATCGGGCTTTAGAGGATGCGTTGGCAGCCTACAGGTTGTATGAAGCTATGGAACAGAAGTATGGGGGGAAGTATCCGGAGGTCTTTTCTCCGAAAGAGCTGAAATACAAGGTAAAAAGGGAGCATCCGGCTTCAAAAAGGCAAAAAGAAGTCTTGCAGTATTTAATAAAATATCATAAAATAAACCTATCTGTGCAGCTTGACGATTTGTCGAAAAATGAGGCGTCAAGGCTTACAGACCAGATTATTTCCCAGTATGGGAGGATACAATAG